In the Marinomonas algicola genome, one interval contains:
- the glmU gene encoding bifunctional UDP-N-acetylglucosamine diphosphorylase/glucosamine-1-phosphate N-acetyltransferase GlmU: MKQDIVILAAGKGSRMKSALSKVLHPIGGLSMVHHVLTTASQLDKANLHLIVGHQGEQVVTHCQDFSANIVWQDNPQGTGDALRRVASDLSKEGRTLTLYGDVPLIKKSTLEKMQLAADENTLVLLTAFLDNPTGYGRIVRDLAEEVKAIVEHKDATPEQHQIKEVNTGILLTPNKHLIGWLDRLTNDNAQGEYYLTDIISMASADGLKIVTVHPESIAEVTGVNDRLQLSWLEREYQQSQAQRLMSEGLTLLDPARFDLRGSLEVGVDCSIDINCIIEGKVTLGNGVRIGPNCHLKNCHIGNNCDIKDNTLIEDSALESGCDVGPFARLRPGTQLGANAKIGNFVETKKALIGTGSKVSHLSYIGDTTMGEEVNVGAGTITCNYDGVNKFQTSIGDRVFVGSNSSLVAPVTIAAGATIAAGSTITKTVEKDQLAFARARQNNKDNWPRPVKKS; this comes from the coding sequence ATGAAGCAAGACATCGTAATTTTAGCCGCAGGAAAGGGCAGTAGAATGAAATCGGCGTTGTCAAAAGTATTGCATCCTATTGGTGGCCTATCTATGGTTCACCATGTTTTAACGACCGCTTCCCAGTTAGATAAGGCCAATTTGCATTTGATAGTAGGCCATCAAGGGGAGCAGGTAGTCACACATTGTCAGGATTTTTCAGCCAATATTGTCTGGCAAGACAACCCGCAAGGAACGGGAGATGCACTGCGCCGAGTGGCGTCTGATCTTTCGAAAGAGGGTCGTACCTTAACGTTATACGGAGACGTTCCGCTTATCAAGAAGAGTACGTTAGAAAAAATGCAATTGGCGGCCGATGAAAACACCTTGGTTCTGTTGACGGCTTTCTTAGATAATCCTACGGGTTATGGACGTATTGTGCGTGATTTGGCTGAAGAGGTTAAAGCCATCGTTGAGCATAAAGACGCAACACCTGAACAGCATCAAATAAAAGAGGTGAATACCGGCATTTTACTCACGCCAAATAAGCACCTAATTGGCTGGCTGGATCGATTAACGAATGACAATGCACAGGGCGAATACTATTTAACAGACATTATCTCGATGGCGTCTGCAGACGGGTTAAAAATCGTCACTGTGCACCCAGAAAGCATAGCGGAAGTTACCGGAGTAAACGATAGGCTCCAATTAAGCTGGCTTGAACGAGAGTATCAGCAATCTCAAGCGCAAAGATTAATGTCAGAAGGCTTAACGTTATTGGATCCAGCTCGTTTTGACTTGAGAGGCTCATTGGAAGTGGGGGTAGACTGTTCAATAGACATTAACTGCATCATTGAAGGTAAGGTAACCTTAGGTAATGGGGTGCGTATCGGACCAAACTGTCACTTGAAAAATTGCCATATTGGTAACAACTGCGACATTAAAGACAATACTTTAATTGAAGACAGCGCGCTCGAAAGCGGTTGTGATGTTGGTCCATTTGCTCGTTTAAGACCGGGAACTCAGCTTGGAGCGAACGCAAAAATTGGCAATTTTGTAGAAACGAAAAAAGCCCTCATTGGTACAGGCAGTAAAGTCAGTCATTTAAGTTACATTGGTGATACCACAATGGGTGAAGAGGTGAACGTTGGTGCGGGCACCATTACTTGTAATTACGATGGTGTGAATAAGTTCCAAACCAGTATCGGTGATCGAGTATTTGTGGGTTCTAATAGTAGCCTAGTGGCGCCAGTGACTATTGCGGCTGGTGCGACCATTGCCGCAGGCTCGACCATTACGAAAACCGTAGAGAAAGATCAATTGGCCTTTGCTAGGGCACGCCAGAACAATAAAGATAATTGGCCGCGGCCAGTAAAAAAGTCATAA
- the glmS gene encoding glutamine--fructose-6-phosphate transaminase (isomerizing) — translation MCGIVGAIARRNVAKILLEGLSRLEYRGYDSSGMAINNANGVHAHRAVGKVQALKNKCEEAPLDGHIGIAHTRWATHGKPTEVNAHPHFSGDDLAIVHNGIIENHALLRRELIDKGYLFKSETDTEVIVHLIFDELKAGKNLLEAVQTSLVRLEGAFALAVTYNDDNERFIAARKGSPLVVGVGIEESFVASDQLALLHVTDQFIFLEEGDVADVSRDKVVIYDDKGNEQDRPVSLFNHHLDSTDKGEFRHYMLKEIYEQPKVIAACLEGRVSETSVLTSCFGADSDFLKEVENIHIVACGTSYHAGMVAKYWLEELAGLPCSVEVASEYRYRKVAVPKNTLFLTLSQSGETADTLAALKMAKQLGYLTTLAICNVPSSSLVRESALTLLTNAGTEIGVASTKAFTTQLTALLVTSVAIAVQHGLSASREAELVRSLRSLPAYIDLALKQDSSIKRLADRFAHKQNAIFLGRGSMFPIALEGALKLKEISYIHAEAYPAGELKHGPLALVDEEMPIITVVPNNNLLDKLKSNLQEVSARGGELYVFADLDTDFHEEVGITFTEVPKVPDILAPIVHTIPLQLLAYYVAVVKGTDVDQPRNLAKSVTVE, via the coding sequence ATGTGTGGAATTGTTGGCGCTATTGCTCGCCGAAACGTGGCTAAAATTTTATTGGAAGGCTTGAGTCGCCTTGAATATCGTGGGTACGACTCTTCTGGTATGGCCATCAATAATGCTAATGGTGTGCACGCACACAGAGCCGTTGGAAAGGTACAAGCATTAAAAAACAAATGTGAAGAGGCGCCTTTAGATGGGCATATTGGTATTGCACACACACGTTGGGCAACCCATGGCAAACCAACAGAAGTAAATGCTCACCCACACTTTTCTGGTGATGATCTAGCGATTGTGCATAATGGCATTATTGAGAATCATGCATTATTACGCCGAGAATTAATCGATAAAGGCTATCTATTTAAATCGGAAACCGATACGGAAGTCATTGTTCACTTAATATTTGATGAGCTTAAAGCCGGTAAAAATTTGTTGGAAGCGGTGCAAACTTCTTTGGTGAGGTTGGAAGGCGCGTTTGCTCTTGCGGTTACTTATAATGACGACAATGAACGTTTTATTGCGGCTCGTAAAGGCAGCCCTTTGGTTGTTGGTGTCGGTATAGAAGAGAGCTTTGTCGCGTCTGACCAGCTGGCGCTATTGCATGTAACGGACCAGTTTATCTTTCTTGAAGAAGGCGATGTGGCGGATGTGAGTCGTGACAAAGTGGTCATTTATGACGACAAAGGAAACGAGCAAGATCGTCCTGTAAGCCTATTTAACCACCATTTAGATTCAACCGATAAAGGTGAGTTTCGTCATTATATGTTGAAAGAAATTTATGAACAGCCAAAAGTGATTGCGGCTTGTTTAGAGGGTAGGGTCAGCGAAACCTCGGTACTAACAAGTTGTTTTGGTGCCGATTCCGATTTTTTAAAAGAAGTAGAGAACATTCATATTGTCGCCTGTGGTACAAGCTACCACGCGGGTATGGTGGCAAAATATTGGCTGGAAGAGTTGGCGGGTTTACCTTGCTCTGTCGAGGTGGCCAGTGAATATCGTTATCGTAAAGTAGCGGTACCAAAAAATACCTTATTTTTAACCTTATCTCAATCTGGAGAAACCGCCGATACACTAGCGGCCTTGAAAATGGCGAAACAACTCGGTTATTTAACCACGCTAGCCATATGTAATGTGCCATCGAGTTCTTTGGTTAGGGAGTCCGCCCTTACTTTATTGACCAATGCGGGTACAGAAATTGGGGTAGCCTCAACAAAAGCGTTCACAACACAACTGACCGCGTTATTGGTCACCAGTGTGGCCATTGCGGTACAGCATGGGTTAAGTGCGTCAAGAGAGGCTGAATTGGTGCGTAGCTTACGAAGCTTACCGGCCTACATTGATCTAGCCTTAAAACAAGACAGCTCGATTAAACGGCTCGCAGATCGGTTTGCCCATAAGCAAAATGCCATCTTCCTAGGTCGAGGGTCAATGTTTCCAATCGCGCTTGAAGGCGCATTAAAGCTAAAGGAAATTTCCTATATCCACGCAGAGGCTTACCCTGCAGGTGAATTGAAACACGGCCCATTGGCGCTGGTGGACGAAGAAATGCCGATTATTACCGTCGTGCCAAATAACAATCTATTGGATAAACTAAAATCCAATTTACAGGAAGTAAGTGCTCGAGGTGGTGAATTGTATGTCTTTGCTGATCTTGACACAGACTTCCACGAAGAAGTAGGAATTACCTTTACGGAAGTACCAAAAGTGCCCGATATCCTTGCACCAATAGTGCATACGATTCCGTTGCAACTTTTAGCGTATTACGTGGCTGTGGTTAAAGGAACAGACGTAGATCAGCCGAGAAACCTAGCGAAATCAGTTACGGTCGAATAA